TATCATCTTGAACCGTGTTTTGATTGTTCCGCTGCACTGCTTCATCAGCGAGCTCGCGACATTTTTCTCTTAGGTAACTTGGAGCCAACATAGCTTGAATGTGAGGTTCTTTTGTTAATTCCGAAGCATATGTTTGAACTTGATTCAAATAGTCCTGTAGGTCTTTGTTAAGTTTCTCCATTGATATCACGATGCCCGCGTAACGGCGTTGAAAATCTTCTGGATAAGCATCTCCATGGGATTTGTGCATTTCTGCTTCTGTGTTCATATCACGTAAGCGCTGCAGTTTAGATTGTTTGAAGGCCAAGGTTTTCTTAAGGCGAACAATCAACTCCAGTAATTTGATTGGAAATCCACCGATGGTTTCGCGTGCTATAACTGGATTCTTGAATTGGCTCTCATAGAGCTCTTGCCCTAAAAGTGGATCGCTCTTGTTTAATGAATTGCGAGAGAAACGTGACGGCGATATAAGAGACGATCGTGCACCAAATCGCGGTCTGAATTCCTGCGTCAGACTTGAAAGTGGAAGAGTTTCACTAAAATCGTTAGCTACCACTTCATAATCAGGTATAGAATGTGTGCCGAGGCCAGGTCGATTAAATGTTATCCGGTATGTACTAGTCAATGTATCAACCGCATCTACCACACCAGTAAATATTCCATCTTGAGGTTGTCGCAATCTTGCTGTGACTTTAGTACCCACCGGAAGTGGGAGCGGTATTTCGCCCGGCAAATCCTTGATGAAATTCGGGTCCGTTACTGTCTTACGGATCTGTAGAAAACGAATTTTTTGTCGTTTCCGCTCCAATTCACGACGCTCTTCGTCGAAAAAAGCTTGTGAACATCGCCGCGGTTTACCCATCATGGAACGAATCTTTGACCATTCCGCTCTGGTTAGCATTCGCGTTTTCAGCTGAGGAAACGCAGCCTTTAAACATATTTCAAAGTCATTTTCACCATCAAACAATGGCTTGTCAATATATGAATAAAACCATTCGAAGCTAACCCATTTATGGGCTTTTGGTAGCTTCAGTAGATTCCTTAAACGCAAACCAATTCGTTGCCCAATTCTCTTATCGAACGGAATAACGAAAGAATTTGGCGAAGGAATTCGAATAATTTCTTCCTTATCGTCTTCTTTCACTTTCATGTATTTTGAAGCAATACCTTTTCTGCTTTTCATTACTTTGACCGGAGTCTTAGCGGGCGATGATGGTTTCGATGATTTTCTCGGTGATACGCTACTTCTCAATTGTTTACTGTCGTTAACAATGTCGTCGTCAAAGAACAGTTTATTTTTCTTGCGAATTCGAGCTGGCATTCCACGTGCGTTAAGTACTTGTATCGGTTGTGTTGGTTGCGGTTTAGGTGGAAGTGTTCCGACGCGGTGGAGGCCTAACGCTGCCGGACCGAGAGCCAATTCCTCGTGTTCGTCTGGGTCACCACGTGATATGGATCTGTTGCGCGTTGGCGAGTCATCTTCGGACATTTTAGCTgaaatttaaagaaaacaaGTAGTTATTATGCTGTTTTTCTTGCATAATAGATAGAGCGAGTATTACttatttttaatgaaacttTAAGAATGGTTAGAGATGTGTGTAAAACTTGATGATTCTCTATGAACTATAAAGTATGCTAGGaaggatttttttataaattttcaaattaattcaaaCTTTAAACTGAAGCAAAACCCAAGTTTACAAATTTAGTGTGTTTGAAACCATTACAGAAAATAGTGCTGCTCGAAATGGGAGGACTTTATAGGGGCCCTGGTATGGTGGCTGGAGCGACTTCCGGATGGCATCAGTGGGTGCAGATTTCGAGTTCTCTAGGGGTGTGCATTGCTAGCTGCGTGTGACGAGATGGCGGAGGTGGTTTTAATTTCTGAATGGCCTCTCGTAATAGGCGCAAAAATCAGGACAGCCCGACCATCTTGTTGAGGACCAGATTGCGGAGGAACTCAGCAGGGCCGGAACCAAACTCTTCGCGAACAGCTGCACGGAGGCCAGATAGAACGGAAGGCAAGACCCGCGGCCAGGACAGCTCGTTACGGGCCATAACGGCTGCCCTCAGCGTCtgatgccaacgttccagcatcccattggactgcgggtggtatgctatTGTCCGCTGGCGTTGAATGCCAGCTTTCCGAGCTCTgagaagagagtagattcgaattgaatTCCCTGGTCCGTGGTTGCAGCGGCAACACCAAAGCTCGGAATTCACTCTCAACAGATGGCTTCAGCATATCCTCAGGCCACCGCctaaaccgatcaatgatcgtgaggcaatacttgtaaccgtacgaatctcgcaaagggcctatgaTGTCGAACTTTATGATGTGGAAGCGCTTTGTCGATTtaaggaatacacctacttccttcccAACATGCCtagtaattttaaattttgaccATGCCATGCGCCAAAGTGCTTACGTTTTTCTTCATGGACGGCCATTCCTTAAACTCATATTTGGAGTTTGACtacaagctctgaagaactgcaccATCCTTCTGGGCCACAGCGATTGGTAAAAAATCGACTGTTATTGGGatgccgcgcctaaaaaccggacaaagtgtaccaactagtcctccaggttaggggttgggtagggctgacaaccctacacggaaaaacgatgttacgaaaccacgaaaggagcctcggacaggatggacggattaaagatttgcgcattatctcatggaacgtgggGTCCCTGCGCAGACCGAatcctgctgagcagctagccgatattctgtcccaatataaggttgatgtaacagcgttgcaggagatgcgatggagagggaccggttttctggagaagagtcgctacatcatatattataacgggcatccagtaaaccatgtgctcggattaGGTTCCCTAgtctgccaaaaaatgaaacctgctgttatcggctttgaaaatataagcgaacggcactctgcgtttgcgaggcaaatttagaaatataagcctcattaatgttcacgcccctacaaaagagactgaagagtcggagaaggagacgacggacaaatactgccaccaccaagtttaggagaaacagtccgtgcaattcatcggctaaaaaatcataagtcgcctgggccgatggaattacagccgaattggttaaatatggaggcaccaagtagttcatcaacttctgctcaaggcatgggacagcgaataaatatctgacgattggcaacgaggcattatctgtctcatacataaaaaggtagataacacacagtacagcaattatagaggtataacgttgctgagtaccatctataagatattctccgctatcttgataggccggatagccccatacgcccagaacatcattggcccataccaaagaggcttcactccaggcaaatcagcaacagatcagattttctctctggggcaagcgatggaaaaactggacaaaagttgcaccatctattcatcgactttaaagccgcctatgatagcatagccagtgtaacactatacacggccatgagagaattcggtatcccgacgaaattaataagactgactaggctgaccctgaccaatgtgcgagatcagataaaagcagcaggatcactctcaagaccattcgacatcaacaacgatctaagacaagaggatgtcctatcatgcgtcctctttaacctggccctcgagaaagtgacccgtgatgctgaggtaaatgcaagaggttcgatcctctttaagtccacccaactactggcctatgctgacgatatcgacatcatgggaagaaccacccgagacgtacaaactgccttcatccagatcgagcaggcggcgagatactgggctgcacattaatgaaggcaagacagagtatatggtggcaacgtcagcaccgaaaaacaagcacctaacaacatcaaactgcactggtcaaacaggaagaataaggataggagaatacaactttgagaccgttgataatttctcctatctagggtcgaaaatcacaaacgacaacaactacaatgatgaaatccgcgcacggttgttggcaaacagagcctatttcagcttacaaaaactgttccactcgaaacgtctcatcataggctcaaagctcttactgtacaagacaatgatcttgccagtcttcacgtattcttcggagacttcttagcaagaagaattgccaactcttggccgcgttcgagagaagaatcctctgaagaattttaggccccctacatgaggatggacgattccgtaacctacacaatggcgaaatctatgagcgacaccatgatcgtccggttgtggataaaatccggctcagtaggttacggtgggcggatcacttaatccgtatggatgcggatgatcacaccctgaaagtctataagggcaatatctatggtagaaaaagaagacgaggcagaccctgcctaagatggagcgatggcgtaggtcaggacgccagacagcttttagggatatcgaagtggtggacctcggcgcaaaaccgggatgtctggagttccttattaaggcaggcttagaccggataccggtcgttgcgccgttgatgatgatgaaggaagaTCCGATTAGAAACCGGTGCCCAAGTTATGCGAGTGGAATTTGTATAAGCCGTCACGTCTGCTACCATGTGTCCTGAAGTGATGTTCACTTTTCGGTagcaatttcgaaatttgctagCTCGCAAACTTAGATTCCTTTCAATTTTTGGGTTAATgtaatcaataaaaataatctcTCTTACTTTAAGTGGGAgaacttttctttatttctctaTATGCGCATTTCTTCAATGGAGTCTGGACTTTGATTTAATTGAAGATCTGAATGAGTCATTTCTAGTTAATATTCTATTCCTTTTACGAAATGCCGAGAGTACTCTGGGTGTATTCGTGGACTCACAGCACGAAGGGTATTTGCTAGTTGCCCGTTTGCAACCTGGTCTGTCATTGTGAATGTGGCTGCGGATCCCTTTCTCGGTGACCTTGGCGCACCCTTCGACCTAACTGGCGAAACCAATGTTACTGGGAACGGAAATTAAAAGaggactaactaactaactaatttAAGTCTATTCTGAATTCTGGGTCGCGAAATTGCAATTGAGGAGGGTTTTCTCCAAAATAGAAAGTATTAGTTCACAGTACAAACATAGCTTATAACTCGCGTGGCAGTAGATTTTTGACAAAATTACCGTGTAGCGAAGCGATTATTGACACTAGATAGACAAGTTCAGATATTTTTAGGAAAGGATTACATCTAACAATTGAATGGTCCTTCTTGGTCTCGGTCTTGTATAATCGAAGCGCCAACATCATATATTAcgagaaattgttgaaatttttaTATCAATGTCGTGTCCTCCATCCCACGTCTTCCAGTGCCAGGAATTTAGAATCTCAACATTCTACACCTCCTGAATAAccgtttagaaatatataatgaaTTTTCTGTAAAACATCTTTCAAATGACAGTCAATAATTtgacaatttcaaatttgaaaccCATCGAGaacttgaaaaacaaaaccagtACCTGATTTCCGCATACGAATAGTTTCTATCCACTCCAAAACttgagaaaatatttcaatatataACAGAGAACACAATTGTCCTAGTTAAAAACTCCTGAGAGTATTCAGTACTTTTAAACAAACTATTGACGCAAGAGTACCACCAAAATATCCTTCACTTTTCACTCGCCATGTTTGACATTTATTGATAGAAATGAATTCAGGGTACGCTCGGAAATCAGTCAGTGTCTGAATTCGCCGGAATAACGACGCTGGTTGAGAAATTGACCGTTCAACGGTTCAGCAACCGATCGCAGCCGTTTGTTTTGACTTGGGATGCAGCAGTGACGGCGAAAAAGTCAAAACATCTGACCGCCAGTTGTCAATGTTTGTATATTTTTGCTACAGTGGCAAAAATGTCGGGTTTGTTGGGCTAATTGGATTTGATTAAACGCTGGATAAACCGTATAAGTGGAAATATTTGTTAGGAATGAAATTATGGCGAGAACGGGAATTTGTTCTGTTATATTGGCTTTGTTTGTAGCTGGACCGGTGTTGTGTTTTCGAACGTATACAAAAGATGATGTGCTTCGTCTGCGGTGAGAAGCAATTGATCAAATTGCCATGACCTCGGCGATATTTAATCCTGTTCGTTTTGCAGGGAGGAAGTCCGCGATATGTTCCAGCATGCATATGAGGGGTACCTGAAATACGCAGGTGAATAGTGTTTAATCGTTAGCTGACATCACTCGGCAAACATTGCAATTAATTATCTATGGACGAGCCGGTGGGAAGCCTCTCAGAATTTTGTAGGGAAAATGTGCAAGGGATATCGAGACGGGATGTAAATTTTCGTAAATAGGGAAACCTTAAGTCTGAATTCCTCCAGCTAAGCTAGCTAAGAAGAATGATGTCAACCTCTCTTAAGTGTATTTCGCATTGCATCCTGTCGAATTTTCTTATGTGAGATTCTGTGCAAAATTAAAAGTTATAGAAATGAAACTGTATTGCTCACACAGTTTGGTGCGGGCTCGATACCTTAGCTTAATACGGGTGGAGTCGTGCGCTTCCCAGCAGTGTGGGGTAAAATCTTAATCATGATtgcgattaataataatatttacgggatgtcgcactgcgtcctagaagaactattgtgttccTCTACTGCTTTACTCTACtggtttactttactttactggTTATAAACTTATAAACGAcaagaactttattatttttccaacttgcaagtgtttcaacctggctTCTGGTATTAATCCCCAGGTGCCTGAACCTACAAGTGCCaggcactgtcccagaacatgtgtagAGGTTGCATCACTCTCCCCAGAGAAACAGGTAATACTATAGCCTGctgtgaccagtgagtattcccactacgATTCAGAAgctcttcttggtgaagtttaaacaatctttcgagcgcttgggttcgtatccccccacgAGCACCCTGGAATGTTCCATTCCTGGcaagttcgcccagtaaagttcTTTCAACCGTTCAGGTTTCAGTGTCGTAGCTCTGGCGGCGTCGCTGCTTCTTTCCTAGCCAGCTCGTCCGCTGCTTCATATCCATCTAACCCAATGTGTCCTGCAACCCAGAGCATCCAGACTTTTTTGAGTGAACCGAATGTGTTCAATCTGCGAaagcattctcataccagtCTGGAATTTACCAGTTGGGACCACCTAAACGCCTTAATaatcgcttggctgtcggttagagtAGCAATGCTctaccccctatagttccttttgaTGTTGACGGAGGCAtacctgtctatggcgtatatttccacagGAAATATGGTGGTATGCacacccattggttcaaaacgTATTTTTCTTGGATCAACAACCCCAACGCCTGCTCCTTCTGtcgtaagggatccgtcagtgtatcagGCAATCAGTCTGTTGTTATACGTCGCCAGTGCCactttgtacctctgccagtccctcGTTTGTTTcgcccagtggaagagttaTCGCACCTTCTTTCTCATTCTGGTAAGGTTCCTGCTCCACCAGGGtacgtcccttgatgacttgactgtcttagccggacagcctCATATGCGCCAATGACTTTGATGAGTCctcccaccactgtttctataATAGTTtcatttcgctcctgatgtcactactcacctgtagatgagccatgttaTCACTCAAGTGTCTTGCGGAGGAGTCCCAGTCtgctctcctgggattccttattattctatttactttagagttgccctcaatgacGAATCTAATTATTCTGTATCCGACAGAGAAGGCTCATTAGACACCCTCTAATTCTTAACTAAGTCGctcatcagagtattccctagagttatgtccagTATCTCTTGTCTGGCGCTGGTTACAAATGTTGGTGTGTTCcctacattatgtatttctaacttattactgaaGATGAATTCTGGAGGGTACTGACATCTTCGATTAATTTCGTTGCTTCCCCAGACCTCTTGGCAGCCGAAAAGAGGCAGCGCCTTCCTCTTGTAGAATTTCGCCAGTCTAACAACTAATTCCGGTGAGATCCGGGTATCGACTCTAGGGAAGTATCCTGATGACACGCTTGCCTCTCGAGTTCCtcccccggcttccaatgagacttggacagGCACGAAGTCTCCAggtaaaaattctgaaaaatatgCACCTTCAGTTTATATCGAGAATGATGCAGGTCTTGAGTTTTTcaaagaggaatcccaaattatcgGCATTcttcttgcagaccgcgaatttgCCCCTGGTACATCCAGagttcttgagccagcactagtCCAATGTTATCCTTAGAACTTGCGTTTGAAATTGCTGCAGATGAAGCTAGTGGAGGTTTACTTTATTGCTGGCCATCGGCTCCATTAGtccttggagctcttctccaatgtcggaGCATTACcttcctccttctcctccttcttCTTGCGTTTCGTTGTCGACTTGAGGTTTAGGTCTAGATCAAGGTCGTCCTCCTCTTCT
The DNA window shown above is from Hermetia illucens chromosome 5, iHerIll2.2.curated.20191125, whole genome shotgun sequence and carries:
- the LOC119657959 gene encoding protein lin-9 homolog isoform X2, which codes for MRKSAKMSEDDSPTRNRSISRGDPDEHEELALGPAALGLHRVGTLPPKPQPTQPIQVLNARGMPARIRKKNKLFFDDDIVNDSKQLRSSVSPRKSSKPSSPAKTPVKVMKSRKGIASKYMKVKEDDKEEIIRIPSPNSFVIPFDKRIGQRIGLRLRNLLKLPKAHKWVSFEWFYSYIDKPLFDGENDFEICLKAAFPQLKTRMLTRAEWSKIRSMMGKPRRCSQAFFDEERRELERKRQKIRFLQIRKTVTDPNFIKDLPGEIPLPLPVGTKVTARLRQPQDGIFTGVVDAVDTLTSTYRITFNRPGLGTHSIPDYEVVANDFSETLPLSSLTQEFRPRFGARSSLISPSRFSRNSLNKSDPLLGQELYESQFKNPVIARETIGGFPIKLLELIVRLKKTLAFKQSKLQRLRDMNTEAEMHKSHGDAYPEDFQRRYAGIVISMEKLNKDLQDYLNQVQTYASELTKEPHIQAMLAPSYLREKCRELADEAVQRNNQNTVQDDNILSLITDLATLMLVASHLSSGDNVHILKVLEGCVEEVKNRLDSDNVEVFQKNVQIHMHHIQLGLGQLANSFNSSNTSNGNVEEASIY
- the LOC119657959 gene encoding protein lin-9 homolog isoform X1 translates to MMLALRLYKTETKKDHSIVRCNPFLKISELVYLVSIIASLHAKMSEDDSPTRNRSISRGDPDEHEELALGPAALGLHRVGTLPPKPQPTQPIQVLNARGMPARIRKKNKLFFDDDIVNDSKQLRSSVSPRKSSKPSSPAKTPVKVMKSRKGIASKYMKVKEDDKEEIIRIPSPNSFVIPFDKRIGQRIGLRLRNLLKLPKAHKWVSFEWFYSYIDKPLFDGENDFEICLKAAFPQLKTRMLTRAEWSKIRSMMGKPRRCSQAFFDEERRELERKRQKIRFLQIRKTVTDPNFIKDLPGEIPLPLPVGTKVTARLRQPQDGIFTGVVDAVDTLTSTYRITFNRPGLGTHSIPDYEVVANDFSETLPLSSLTQEFRPRFGARSSLISPSRFSRNSLNKSDPLLGQELYESQFKNPVIARETIGGFPIKLLELIVRLKKTLAFKQSKLQRLRDMNTEAEMHKSHGDAYPEDFQRRYAGIVISMEKLNKDLQDYLNQVQTYASELTKEPHIQAMLAPSYLREKCRELADEAVQRNNQNTVQDDNILSLITDLATLMLVASHLSSGDNVHILKVLEGCVEEVKNRLDSDNVEVFQKNVQIHMHHIQLGLGQLANSFNSSNTSNGNVEEASIY